In the Nicotiana tabacum cultivar K326 chromosome 16, ASM71507v2, whole genome shotgun sequence genome, one interval contains:
- the LOC107800377 gene encoding uncharacterized protein LOC107800377 translates to MALFYEKQRKIVTVVSMILAELYRALSEVRGGVRYFEGSNLLLQLWMMEHFHTASLLCPNDRALRDRVIYIERRIKYPKFTYPVGVTTWIEFLGLRINGNVLWAYLWLPLDDILVGCLMQPFLMLIGLKCVRPYTPVRVMRQLGRRQEEPPTLNLRRHIMTFSKKAVDKIKYVQYWKNAKRMKKNTLVEDVGRPECTQEYLIWLQSVPPGVSTPLQAQLRGRAVQIDDFEEASDQDPWDKLELIKSQLVGLAANVEQHGQYLFRVRLQNAGAYARAFIPSIGVSLRGMLQSLSMMDSLGPSQSEPSHSGAA, encoded by the coding sequence ATGGCACTATTTTATGAGAAGCAACGCAAAATCGTTACAGTTGTGTCGATGATCTTAGCAGAGTTGTATCGAGCCCTGAGTGAGGTTAGGGGAGGTGTCAGATATTTTGAGGGAAGTAACCTTTTGCTACAACTGTGGATGATGGAGCATTTTCACACTGCTTCTTTACTTTGTCCCAACGATCGTGCCTTGAGGGATCGGGTCATATACATTGAGCGTAGGATCAAATATCCTAAGTTTACATACCCAGTAGGCGTCACGACTTGGATTGAGTTCCTTGGTTTGAGGATAAATGGGAATGTTTTGTGGGCTTACCTTTGGCTACCTTTGGATGATATCTTGGTAGGGTGCCTCATGCAGCCTTTCCTGATGTTGATAGGACTCAAGTGTGTCAGGCCATACACTCCCGTTAGGGTAATGCGGCAGTTGGGTAGAAGACAAGAGGAGCCTCCAACTTTGAATCTTCGGAGGCACATCATGACTTTTAGCAAAAAGGCGGTTGACAAAATCAAGTATGTGCAATACTGGAAAAATGcaaagaggatgaagaaaaataCATTAGTAGAGGACGTTGGCAGGCCCGAGTGTACTCAGGAGTACTTGATTTGGTTACAGTCCGTCCCACCAGGGGTCAGCACCCCATTGCAAGCACAACTTAGGGGTCGGGCAGTTCAGATAGATGATTTTGAGGAGGCATCGGACCAAGATCCCTGGGATAAGCTTGAGTTGATAAAGTCTCAGTTAGTGGGATTGGCAGCAAACGTGGAGCAGCATGGCCAATATTTGTTTAGGGTCAGACTTCAGAATGCGGGGGCATACGCCAGGGCCTTTATTCCCAGCATCGGTGTTTCTTTACGAGGCATGttacagagtttgagcatgatgGACAGCCTAGGACCATCCCAGTCAGAACCGTCGCAttcaggagcagcttga